Below is a genomic region from Actinomadura sp. NAK00032.
GGATCTCGCCGTCCAGGCCCCGGTGGTAGTAGGCGAGGCTGTCCAGCTCGAAGTCGGCGGTGAGCCGGTCGAGCCCGACCGCGACGCGGGCCGCCCACGTCAGGTCCTCGTCGTTGACGGACGCGTCCAGCTCGAAGATCTTCTCCGCCTCGGCCCGCTTCGCGGCGGTCTCGGCGTCGGTGACCTTCTCCACCCGCACCCGCAGGTCGTCGAACTCCAGCACCTCGACGTGCCCGCCGAAGTTGGCGCTGACGAGCGTCAGGTCGGTGGAGACGTCGAGCATCCCCGGGTACAGGTGGCCCATCAGGCCGTGCCGGCCCCTGCGCAGCGCGGCCCGGACCCCGGCGGCGCGGACCCAGCGGCCGATCTTCGCCCAGGCCCGCTCGTCCTCCAGGTACCCGGACACGGACCGGAACGGGACGCCGCAGCGCTCGAACGCGTTCGCCATCTCCGGCAGCGGGCAGGCGCCGCAGTAGGCGAGCCACTGCCCGGTGTCGAACGTGGCGTGGTCCATCGACTCGGTCGGCTGCAGGTTGATCAGCAGCACCGGGGCGTCGGCCCGCTGCGCGACCGGGACCAGCATCGACGCGGTCATGTAGGTGGTGAGGAAGCCGACGATGACGTCGCAGCCGGCCGCGCGGAGCCGCTCGGCCGCCGCCGCGCCCTCCTGCGCGTCGGAGATGAAGCCGACGTCGACGACCTCCGCGCCGAGCCCGCGCATCCGCTCCGAGACGCGCTCGGCGGACCGCTTCAGCTGCGGCAGCAGGTCGGGGAACTGCGGCCAGTAGGCGCCGAGCC
It encodes:
- a CDS encoding L-fucose/L-arabinose isomerase family protein, with product MADNTAPPPVRVGLVAGGLGAYWPQFPDLLPQLKRSAERVSERMRGLGAEVVDVGFISDAQEGAAAAERLRAAGCDVIVGFLTTYMTASMLVPVAQRADAPVLLINLQPTESMDHATFDTGQWLAYCGACPLPEMANAFERCGVPFRSVSGYLEDERAWAKIGRWVRAAGVRAALRRGRHGLMGHLYPGMLDVSTDLTLVSANFGGHVEVLEFDDLRVRVEKVTDAETAAKRAEAEKIFELDASVNDEDLTWAARVAVGLDRLTADFELDSLAYYHRGLDGEIHERLGAGMILGASLLTARGVPAAGEYELRTSLAMLIADRLGAGGSFTELQALDFRRGHVEMGHDGPAHLAISARRPLLRGLGVYHGKRGYGVSVEFDVKHGPVTAFGIVQRRDGRFALVASEGETVDGPLLRIGNTTSRVDFGCDPGEWTDAWSASGISHHWALGTGHMVADLKALADLLEIDLVHVNP